ttgaatatgagtatttttaatgcatttaatTATTTAAATGAACATTGCTTATGCTAGTTACTTTGTCATGGTTGAAATGCTTAGTTTACAGTACTGATTGAATGCATGAACTAGTTTAAGGCAGTATAACAAATTTTGATTGTGTGGTCATGCTTTTATAATTTATGGTAGTTTCTTTATGTGATAAATTGATTTTAATATATTATGGTATAACCAAAATGATGAGTGCTAAAACCAGTGAAGTAGAATCAGAAAAGTTTAATGATGAGTAGTGCAAGAAGAAAACTTTAATGATGTTGATCTGTTTACTTTAATTGGTATGTATTGCATGTCGAATAGTTGCATGATCCTGGCATATTGTGACTCGAGTATTTTATTTCAAGTTAAATTGATATTAATTCAACTTGAACATAACGTTGATAGAGTCAtcgtgccactgaatcgagtttttcccagtgcaaccacatttgccatTATGGGAAGGTCTTTATTCGGTCCGTTGGCATGCCTCTGGTCAGTAcctccaatgagggaaggttatgggcgtgcggtaccctagcccggtaagcagacataaccttgtgtgcccgtttgttgttatggtaccttgtccccattCGGGACCGTTTTTCCCCGACGATGGTCgctgatgcctttggtaggcatggggccacccatgacttagcccagtggggagttaGTTGGAGTGGTCGGGAGAATGTCATGGCAATGggagggttttgtcggaatgccgttggtccacccgaatgggaagacgaggccatgggttccgtggtgtgggtaaagtgcgctacctctgtagagtgtatttGAATCTATCGATAGCCCCGTCCTGAGTTACGGACATAGCTCgcgagtaagtcacaccatgtaTCAACATTAATAAGTAACCTTGCACACTAAAATTTTATTGTTGGTTATGTCATGATTTGTGAGATCATGAAGATGATCGTGGTGGGAACCAAAGTGTTGGTTTCGTTTGTGATCTGGGTATGATCACTgttttggttacgaggtaacccgtctGGTACAAGAGTCTgcgggactcggtgcacaagttgaTTCTTCACCGCATCAGTAATATGTCTTGCATTGCATTAAACCTGATtaattgtcatgatattgtttgccattatgcttatgatttttgtgagcttgcaagtacattgaatgtactaacctggcgtgtcatgccagatttcaggaaagtcgtATCGGATCGGAGTGCTTCCcgtgtctagatcgtgtccacatcggtgtccctgtgctatggagtttcaCTTCGTCATCGTTCCGCTGTCGCGTAGTTATCGTGATCGAGGCCCCTTcctgttcattaaataatgtacatattgttcagccatACCCTGTGTGCCGCTTGGCGTCGCTACTTGATGTAATATCGAACCTAtgtttccgctagcatcaataaagcggttgttttctgtaccaagttgttgtgtgttgccagaagacttgatcgctgggctggcaatgcaaggtaaaccggttgctctgagccagGGTTCGACAAGAGCCCTCCCCAAGCAGCTCTAGCCACCCCACCCACCTTCTCTGGCCACAAATTAATCAGCCCAACACCGCGGCAAGGCCGGGCAATCCTCTAGATGCCGttcctcgccggagttggccgcaGATCCCCCACGATGGTCCACTCGCTCTGGTGCTCTTTGACATCTCCCATTCCTCCAGGCGTGTTCGTGAGCTTCTCCTAACCATGACAGTGCTTCTGGATCGACGAAACCTTGTCGGAAACCACAACTCTGACGAGCTCCGCCACCCACCATCTCTGGAGAAGGTCGTTCCGACGACGTCCGTCCACCTCAGGCCACGCTTCGGGTACGTACGTGCTCGTCTCCATGCGCTACTTCCATACCCCTCCTCGCCGGCGGTCGTCATGGCCTCCGCGCCGGAGAACCACCATCGACAGCGCTGCCACTCTCTCTCCCGAAGTGGTATGAGTGGAGGCGTATAACCAGAATACGCCTTCGACATGGCGCTCTCTGGATTTTGGCATTTTCTATTTAAATTCAAATATTTGACCCTAACTTTGACCAACTATATCTTTTAAAGAACAtgtccaaatgagatgattcttttcGCAACAATTTTGTCTTGAGCTCCTCTTGCTGTATGTAGAAATTGAAATTTTTTCCTTGCTGTAGATATTTGTTGGTGCATTAAAATGCTTTATGTGACATTTTCTTTTTGTctttttaattattttcagaaggttcAACTTGTCTTGAAGAGGACCAGGACTTCTGTGACCCTCCTCTcaactaaggcaagccacaccattCATTTGCAAGGATGGCATTGCAATGGCAATGATTTTTATTTGAATTAAATTCATATTATTGCATTTAgttaatttaaataatttatGTTGAGCTAGTATTATTTTTCATGATATGCTTGTTAGGCTTTACACAAGTATGATGGTTAATTCATTAAGCGGTGTAGTAGTGTTTACTTAATATGCTTATGCTTATGATAGTACCATTACTATGTGGATTTGTTGCATGTGCatttcatggcatactatgactCGGATATTTTCATTTCAACTTTAACGTGATGATAACCCAACTTGAACATGTTGCTGATCGATTcatggtgccaccaaatcgagcttCCCAGTGCAATCACATTTgtctttatgggaaggccctaattcaatttattgtcatgcctctcgccgatgcctccaacgagggaaggttatgcgcttGCGCTACCCTGGCCCGATAGGTAGGCATAGCCTTGTGTGCCCAAAGTTGTTTGGTACCATTGTCCCCATTTGGGACCATTTTTGTTTTGCCACTACGGTGGCCATTTGATGTCCGGAGTGGCAcccggggccacccatgacttagcccaaaggggagttagTCGGAGTGGCCGGGCAGTGTCATGCAATAGATTGGTTTTGTCAGAACGTTGTTGGTCCACCTGAACgggagtacgaggccatgggttatgtggtgtgggtacagtgtactaacctctacatagtgtgtataatctatcgataacCGTGTCGTCGGTTATGGACACAGTTCATAGTAGGTCAGACTGTGGGTCAACAGAAATAATTAACATGCACACTAATGATATCTTTATGGCACATGCTTTGGTTGGTGATCTTGTGTGATCATTGAGCTTGTATCCTTTGTGATCCGAAGGTGATCACCGTGGTAAGCTGATGAAtgtggttacgaggtaaccgatATGGTGAGTTGGTCTGAGGGACCGTAAGTTTTGGATGCACCCACTTCATGATAATCATGTCGTGCTCATGCATTTAACCTGGTTAAATATCTTGTTATTGTTTGTCATATTTGATATGCTTGTTGTGAGCCttcgagtacattcaaagtactcacttgGCATGTCATGACAGTTTCACGAGAAGTTGTACCAAGAGTCAGAGTTGCATCGTTCATCGCAGTCTAGGCCATGTCCCAGCAGTGTCCCTGTGAGATGGAGTCCTTCTATGTCGTTGTTTCGCTGCGCATAGCGGTGCCATTATCATCGAGGCCCCCGACATGTcaactaaataatgtacatatgtgtagtagcaccgtgtgtgccgcttggcctcacTTCCTTATGTATCATCGAACCTATGTTCCCGCAAGAGATCAATAAAGCGATTGTATTTATGTACCAAGTTGTTGTGTATTCctagaagacatgatctctgggtcggcaatgcaaggtaaatcggttgctctgagccggggtgaaACAACACTTGGTATCAGAGtcgcgctgactgtaggacgcCCTAGACAGCCGACACATTAGTTAAGCGGTAGTTAGTAGCCATTGGGTGCCTTGTCTATGCATCTAcatttggttgttgcattgcatgcatttAGATTATTTTTATTACTAACCGGCTTGTGTGTGTAGATGGCTCCAGTTCTGTACCCGTACCAGTCTGAGCCAGCACCTTTCACTTCTCACCTTCTGTGTAATGTGTGGCTTCGAATCTACCCCGACGGTGATGACCCGGTGTACCAGGTGTACCAGGAGCAGTTTGCAGACTCGATGAATGAGTAGCACACGGAGGTCATCATGCACAACACTATTGTGACTAGCACCTACAACCGTTATTCTATGAGCGGTTTCACTTCTACACCCCATCAGGCAGTCCAGTCTGCTGCATTCGAGGCTCTCATTGACTTGTGCTACAACGAGGTCCGCATGCAGACTCACCCAGGTTTCCATTTCTACCCGTCCATGCTCGATGATGGACATATTCGTTTCCCTTCCATTGATCCAGCGCGTGATCATTCATCTAGCCACCTTTCTCGTTACATAACGGCGGGCTACCTTCTGATTTTCAACCTGGCCCAGGAGATGACTCGTACTCGTGCAGCCCTGGCTACCGCTAGATACGATATCGCTCCACCCTCACTCGCTTTTACCCCTCTCGTTGCCCCAGCTACTATCCCTCCACCCACTCCGGTTACTCCTCAGAGTAACTAGGATACTTCGACAGTGACTCCTCACGAGTCCCTTGCCGAGTGGAGTTTACTTCTTGCTACTCCCGTCGCTCCAATGCTTCAGCCTCACCCAGCActtgcccctgagggagagcccccCAGAAAGCGTCGTCATGTTTCCTTTGCTCTGGAGGTTTTCGTTAATGTGGTCAGttctggatcagagttcgagacCGAGGAGACCCCAGCAGGATCTTCAGGGCACTAGTGCGGTCACTTTCTTCAGGAGTAGACGAGGTTGTCGTGATGCTTGGTTGTATGAGTGTGGTAGTACTTTCCATGATGTTTCCTTTCATGTATGATGAGTCTATGTATACTTATGTTGGAACTTTTATTTGCCTTGGTTTTTCATCGCTTTTCTCGGATTTCTCGTTTGCTTTTTTCCTTTTGGTGGATGTTGCTCATCGATGCTTCGTACTGGGAAACAAATATAGGATGAGAAGATGCGGTAGCAGCAAACATGGTGGTGACGATGCCCCTATTCGTCGCTCCACCAGACAGACAGGACATTCCCCAAAACCGTATCAACCACCAAGAGCTCCTCCACTGCATCCACCTACAACAGAACAGATTATGCGCATGTTCGAAGAAAAGAGAAACCAATATTTTGCTTGAACTTCTGAGAAGTATGCAAGCTATGGTTGGGAAGAATAATAATCGGAATGGTAGtcactccaagctgtcagatgTCTAGAGGACAAAGCCTACCAGCTTTAGTCAAGTTGTTAACCCTATGGAGGCCGACGATTGGCTGAGGGCCATTGAGAAGAAATTGGAGATTGCTCGTACCCAAGAAATCGACAAGGTTCCATTTGCTACTCATTATCTTGAAGGACCCACACCTATCTCTTGGGATAATACCAAGGCCATGAGGACTGCTGAAGACGAGGTCACTTGGGATAAATTCAAGGACAAGTTCCGCAAGTACCACATTCCCGCTGGGATTATTAAGGTCAAGCAGCGCGAATTCCTTGCTCTCACACAAGGGAACCTGACAGTAAATGAGTATCTAAACAAGTTCAATCACTTGGCTCGTTATTCCCTTCATGATgtggccaccgaagaaaggaagatAGATTGATTCCTTGTAAGACTCAACCAGACACTCCGATGCACGCTCATCATGTTGGACTTTCCAGATTTCCAGGCTCTGGTGAACAAGGCTCTCATCACAGAAAGGGAGCACAAGCTCGTCCATGATAACAAGCCAGCTTATGAAGACTGCAAACGCAAGTTTGAGCCTAAGAAACATGGGTCGATTGTTCagaaggctcgtacctggcagcaacCTCGGTTTGAGTTCAAGCCAACACGGCAGCTGAATGCCAACAAGACTAAAAATCAAGTCAAGAACATTGTGACTAACCCCATAAGGGAAGACTGTCAGAGTAACAATGCGTGTTTTACTTGTGGCCAGGCCGGGCACTATGCAAGGCAGTGTCCCAAGAATGGCAAGCCGACTTCAACACTCAAGCCACAAGTCAACAACATGGGATCCTTCCTCGCTCAGAACCTAGTTCAAGAGCAAGTGCATCATCTCTCTGCCGAAGAAGCCAAGAAAACCCCGAAGTGGTCATTGGAATGTTTCCTGTTAATAGCATACCTGCAACacttttatttgactctggggcttcccattcttttatttcaCGGATTTTTGTTGCCCAAAAAAAGCTTTCTTGCTCTCTTCTTGAGAAATTCATGGTGATACAATCCCCGGGATCCATGCTCAAAGCAAATGTGGTATGTCGTGGTCTCGAGATAAACATCCATGGAGTTATTTTCCCTGCCACCTTGGTGTATATTGAATCATCAAAGCTGGATGTTATTTTGGGAATGGACT
This sequence is a window from Aegilops tauschii subsp. strangulata cultivar AL8/78 chromosome 7, Aet v6.0, whole genome shotgun sequence. Protein-coding genes within it:
- the LOC141027141 gene encoding uncharacterized protein; this encodes MEADDWLRAIEKKLEIARTQEIDKVPFATHYLEGPTPISWDNTKAMRTAEDEVTWDKFKDKFRKYHIPAGIIKVKQREFLALTQGNLTVNEYLNKFNHLAHFQALVNKALITEREHKLVHDNKPAYEDCKRKFEPKKHGSIVQKARTWQQPRFEFKPTRQLNANKTKNQVKNIVTNPIREDLVSGFLDVFPEELPRMPPDHELEFAIDLVPGTTPLYKKYYRMPSSELLELKKKLDEMPQKGYIRPSSSPWGSPAIFVDKKDGSLRMCLDYRQLNAVTMKNKYPLPRIDDLFDQLSGAQIFSKIDLRTGYHQLKIKKEDIPKIALTTRYGLYEYRSCILV